The Virgibacillus sp. MSP4-1 genome has a segment encoding these proteins:
- the coaA gene encoding type I pantothenate kinase, whose amino-acid sequence MENYSPYMTFNKEEWARLRFNTPMTLTESEIEELQGVNEQLSMEEVSNIYLPLTRLFNLYITGSQQLHSITDTFFGKQTNKVPFIIGIAGSVAVGKSTTARIIRALLSRWPNHPKVEIITTDGYLYPNAVLEERGLMNRKGFPESYNTRALVDCLIKLKSGAQQVKVPIYSHLTYDIIPGEYNTIEQPDIVIVEGINVLQTPKPSKHSVFVSDFFDLSLYVDASEADLLRWYVDRFKKLRSTAFRDPKSYFNRYADLSDEEATRVATDIWNNINSVNLQKNIKPTKNRADIIMRKEDDHVIKTIQLRRI is encoded by the coding sequence ATGGAAAACTACTCACCTTACATGACATTTAACAAAGAGGAATGGGCCAGACTCCGGTTTAACACACCTATGACCTTGACAGAATCTGAAATTGAGGAATTACAGGGAGTGAATGAACAGCTATCCATGGAGGAAGTTTCAAATATTTATTTACCTTTAACCCGCTTATTTAATTTATACATAACCGGTTCCCAGCAGCTTCACTCCATCACGGATACGTTTTTTGGCAAGCAGACGAACAAAGTACCCTTTATTATTGGAATTGCAGGGAGTGTAGCCGTTGGAAAAAGCACAACGGCCCGTATTATCAGAGCCCTGTTATCCCGATGGCCGAATCATCCAAAAGTGGAAATCATTACAACCGATGGCTATCTCTATCCGAACGCGGTCCTGGAAGAAAGAGGGCTTATGAATCGTAAGGGGTTTCCGGAAAGCTACAACACAAGAGCACTGGTCGATTGTTTAATTAAATTAAAATCCGGAGCACAACAGGTGAAAGTTCCCATTTATTCACACTTAACCTATGATATTATCCCGGGTGAATACAATACGATTGAACAGCCGGATATTGTCATTGTTGAAGGAATTAACGTGCTGCAAACACCTAAACCGTCCAAACACAGTGTATTCGTTTCGGACTTTTTTGATTTATCTCTTTATGTTGATGCCAGCGAAGCCGATTTATTACGCTGGTATGTTGACCGGTTTAAAAAGCTTCGTTCAACAGCGTTTCGGGATCCAAAATCTTATTTCAATCGTTATGCCGATTTGTCTGATGAAGAAGCGACCAGAGTGGCTACGGATATCTGGAACAACATTAACAGTGTAAACCTGCAAAAAAACATTAAACCGACCAAGAACCGGGCAGATATTATTATGCGTAAGGAAGATGATCATGTCATTAAAACCATTCAATTACGCAGAATCTAA
- the namA gene encoding NADPH dehydrogenase NamA, producing MSAKLFSPFTIGDVTLKNRIVMSPMCMYSVESQDGKVQPFHITHYESRAVGQAGLIMVESTAVKPEGRISLNDLGIWDDEHINGLQQITEAVHRHGAKAAIQLGHAGRKAGLPSEIYSPSPMAFSDDYQTPVEMDQDAVDDAVKSFRNGAMRAKKAGFDIIEIHGAHGYLINQFLSPLTNKRTDKYGGSTENRYRFLREIIDAVKDVWQGPLFVRISANEYDENGNQNEDFKYFAKEMKQQGIHLIDCSSGGVIPVKVPSYPGYQVTYAEEIRREADIPTGAVGLITRGVQAEEIVQNERADLVFLARAFLRNPYWPKQAADELGETIEAPAQYKRGWR from the coding sequence ATGTCTGCCAAATTATTCTCACCATTTACCATCGGGGATGTAACACTAAAGAACCGCATTGTTATGTCACCAATGTGTATGTACTCTGTGGAATCTCAGGATGGGAAAGTGCAGCCCTTCCATATCACACACTATGAAAGCCGTGCGGTTGGGCAGGCCGGCTTAATCATGGTCGAGTCTACAGCCGTTAAACCTGAAGGCCGCATATCCCTGAATGATTTAGGCATTTGGGATGATGAACACATTAATGGTCTGCAGCAGATTACGGAAGCCGTTCATCGACATGGAGCAAAGGCTGCGATTCAACTGGGGCATGCCGGACGTAAAGCAGGTCTGCCATCAGAAATATATTCGCCCTCCCCTATGGCATTCAGCGATGACTATCAAACACCTGTGGAAATGGATCAGGACGCTGTTGATGACGCTGTAAAATCCTTCAGGAATGGAGCTATGCGGGCTAAGAAAGCCGGTTTTGATATCATCGAAATTCATGGCGCTCATGGGTATTTGATTAATCAGTTTTTGTCACCATTAACGAATAAGCGCACGGATAAATACGGGGGATCCACGGAGAATCGCTACCGTTTCCTGCGTGAGATTATTGATGCTGTCAAAGACGTTTGGCAGGGGCCATTATTTGTGAGAATTTCAGCGAATGAATATGATGAAAATGGTAACCAGAATGAAGATTTTAAATACTTCGCAAAAGAAATGAAACAGCAGGGCATCCATTTGATTGACTGCAGTTCCGGCGGGGTGATTCCTGTAAAGGTACCTTCCTATCCGGGTTATCAGGTTACATATGCAGAAGAGATCCGCAGGGAAGCGGACATTCCGACAGGTGCAGTAGGCCTCATTACCCGCGGAGTTCAGGCAGAAGAAATTGTCCAAAATGAACGTGCTGATCTCGTTTTCCTTGCCCGGGCCTTTTTACGCAATCCTTATTGGCCAAAACAAGCAGCTGATGAGCTGGGAGAAACGATCGAAGCACCTGCACAATATAAGCGTGGCTGGCGTTGA
- a CDS encoding aldehyde dehydrogenase → MNINEIVQKQREMYEGSKTFTYTFRKHQLEKMKHMLERYEKDIYHALKQDLNKSEYEVFVTELGFLFTELTETMKFFGEWMRPKKVKTPLTHKGSKSFIYKEPYGVSLIIGPWNYPVHLTLAPLIGAIAAGNCAIIKPSEYTPNVSSLIRHMIKETFDANFVTVIEGDKEVSEELLNERFDYIFFTGSEPVGKIVMEKASKHLTPVTLELGGKSPCIVDRDAKLDLAAKRIAWGKFTNAGQTCVAPDYLYVHEDVKDAFLERFKNEVKKLYGENPIENQEYTRIVNEKHFHRLKRFLDDQHVVFGGDTDENKLTISPTLLEDQTWNDPVMQEEIFGPILPIFTFNRLNEVKEEVKNAPRPLALYYFSENTTNQEWMIKNITYGGGCINDTMMHLANPYLPFGGVGTSGMGSYHGKASFDTFSHHKSVLKQTTAFDLAFRYPGSKLGLRILRNLMKKK, encoded by the coding sequence ATGAACATCAACGAAATCGTCCAAAAGCAAAGGGAAATGTACGAAGGCAGCAAAACCTTCACCTATACCTTTCGTAAGCATCAGCTGGAAAAAATGAAGCATATGCTGGAACGGTATGAAAAGGATATTTACCATGCTTTAAAACAGGATCTAAATAAATCAGAGTATGAAGTATTTGTTACAGAATTGGGCTTTCTGTTTACAGAGCTCACCGAAACGATGAAATTTTTTGGTGAATGGATGCGCCCGAAGAAGGTAAAGACTCCCCTCACTCATAAGGGCTCTAAAAGCTTTATTTATAAGGAACCTTATGGGGTTTCCCTGATTATTGGTCCCTGGAACTACCCCGTTCATTTAACACTGGCACCTTTAATTGGGGCGATAGCTGCCGGGAATTGCGCAATTATTAAACCATCAGAGTATACTCCTAACGTATCCAGCTTAATACGTCATATGATTAAAGAAACATTTGATGCAAATTTTGTAACGGTCATCGAAGGAGATAAAGAGGTAAGTGAAGAGCTGCTTAATGAACGTTTCGATTATATCTTTTTTACCGGCAGTGAACCTGTTGGTAAAATTGTGATGGAAAAAGCTAGTAAGCATTTAACACCAGTAACGTTGGAGTTAGGTGGCAAGAGCCCTTGTATCGTTGACCGCGATGCAAAGCTTGACCTCGCAGCAAAACGAATTGCCTGGGGAAAATTTACAAATGCAGGCCAGACATGTGTTGCACCGGATTACTTATATGTACATGAAGACGTTAAGGATGCGTTTCTCGAACGATTTAAAAATGAAGTGAAGAAGTTGTATGGGGAAAATCCTATTGAAAATCAAGAGTACACCCGTATCGTAAATGAAAAACACTTTCACCGGCTAAAAAGGTTTCTGGATGATCAGCATGTCGTGTTTGGTGGAGATACAGATGAAAACAAGCTTACAATCAGTCCCACTTTACTGGAAGATCAAACTTGGAATGACCCGGTTATGCAGGAGGAGATTTTCGGACCTATCCTCCCTATTTTTACGTTTAATAGGTTGAATGAAGTGAAGGAAGAGGTCAAGAATGCACCAAGGCCTCTTGCATTGTACTACTTCTCAGAGAATACCACCAATCAGGAGTGGATGATTAAAAACATTACGTACGGCGGCGGTTGTATCAATGACACTATGATGCACCTCGCCAATCCTTATCTCCCGTTTGGCGGAGTTGGCACAAGCGGCATGGGAAGCTATCATGGCAAAGCATCCTTTGACACATTTTCCCATCATAAAAGCGTCCTTAAGCAGACAACAGCCTTTGACCTGGCCTTCCGCTATCCGGGGTCAAAGCTCGGATTACGGATACTGCGTAATTTGATGAAGAAAAAATAA
- a CDS encoding SDR family oxidoreductase, with the protein MINGKRIVITGASSGIGSRIAWHVAENGGFPILIARSRDKLEKITEGIRQNHSLNADYYVCDVGNEKEWQGTMNQIVEDFGQIHVLINNAGFGLFQPVSDMKLTEFEDMYRVNVYALIQASQIFASHMAEFGEGHIMNIASQAGKMATPKAAGYAATKHAVVGFTHGLRMEVEQQGVFVTAVNLGPVKTNFFETADPSGGYAKSVDRYMLDADKVAQKIVQKIYRPVREINLPLWMELGSRIHKLFPHLVEKVLKGQFRKK; encoded by the coding sequence ATGATCAATGGAAAACGGATCGTTATCACAGGAGCATCGAGCGGAATTGGAAGCAGGATAGCGTGGCATGTAGCGGAGAATGGCGGATTTCCCATTCTTATAGCTCGTTCCCGTGACAAATTGGAGAAAATAACAGAGGGGATCAGGCAGAATCATTCACTTAATGCGGATTATTACGTTTGCGACGTAGGGAATGAGAAGGAATGGCAGGGAACGATGAACCAGATTGTTGAGGACTTTGGACAAATCCATGTTCTCATTAATAATGCTGGTTTTGGTTTATTCCAGCCTGTTTCCGATATGAAATTGACAGAGTTTGAAGATATGTACCGAGTCAATGTGTATGCCCTTATCCAGGCCTCCCAAATTTTTGCTTCTCATATGGCTGAGTTTGGTGAAGGTCACATTATGAATATTGCATCTCAGGCTGGTAAAATGGCCACGCCAAAAGCAGCGGGTTATGCAGCGACCAAGCATGCGGTCGTAGGCTTTACGCATGGCCTTCGCATGGAAGTGGAACAGCAGGGAGTCTTTGTTACAGCGGTCAATTTAGGACCGGTAAAGACAAACTTTTTTGAAACTGCTGATCCCAGTGGGGGCTATGCAAAGTCCGTTGACCGGTATATGCTGGATGCAGACAAAGTAGCTCAGAAAATTGTTCAGAAAATTTACAGGCCTGTAAGGGAAATCAATCTGCCCTTGTGGATGGAGCTTGGAAGCCGGATTCATAAACTGTTTCCCCACTTAGTAGAAAAAGTGTTAAAGGGACAGTTCCGGAAAAAATAA
- a CDS encoding MBL fold metallo-hydrolase produces the protein MIKTEKVYQITVPTPFPVGDVHMYLLKGETLSLIDAGVNTEEAWEAFQDQIKQTGYSLRDIEQIILTHHHPDHTGLVSRFDHVQNVYAHSLVQKWLTKDQDYFERYFQFFEDAYKTWGVPDRFQAVLKAIKSNQHLAGEGQLTGFLKDQDPLPGHEDWTVLETPGHAQSHLSFYNPATHELMTGDHTLYHISSNPLLEPPIEKQQPRPKPMLQYRESMEKMLTYEVNQVYPGHGPMFQQVDSIIRERLRKQEKRAEKVYFLLEDGPLTPFEICKRLFPKKFETQFELTLSETMAQLDYLESMNKVKIEQHENHMTYRKAEGPCLDPTV, from the coding sequence ATGATTAAAACAGAAAAAGTGTATCAAATAACCGTCCCAACACCGTTTCCGGTTGGCGATGTGCATATGTATTTATTAAAAGGAGAGACGTTATCTTTAATTGATGCAGGAGTAAATACGGAAGAAGCCTGGGAAGCTTTTCAGGATCAAATCAAACAGACCGGCTATTCGCTCCGGGATATTGAACAAATTATTCTAACCCACCATCATCCGGACCATACTGGGCTGGTCAGTCGCTTTGATCATGTTCAGAATGTCTATGCACACTCCCTTGTACAAAAATGGCTTACAAAAGATCAGGATTATTTTGAGCGATATTTCCAGTTTTTCGAGGACGCCTATAAAACCTGGGGAGTGCCGGATCGTTTTCAGGCTGTACTTAAAGCCATAAAAAGCAATCAGCATTTAGCCGGCGAAGGACAACTGACCGGTTTTCTGAAGGATCAGGATCCATTGCCTGGTCATGAGGACTGGACTGTTCTGGAGACTCCAGGTCATGCACAAAGCCATTTATCCTTTTATAATCCGGCTACTCATGAACTGATGACGGGGGATCACACGTTATATCATATTTCTTCCAATCCATTACTGGAACCGCCGATAGAAAAGCAGCAGCCCCGTCCAAAGCCTATGCTGCAATACCGGGAATCGATGGAAAAAATGCTTACTTATGAAGTGAATCAGGTTTACCCTGGACATGGTCCTATGTTTCAGCAAGTAGATTCCATTATAAGGGAACGCTTAAGAAAGCAGGAAAAAAGAGCCGAAAAAGTTTATTTCCTGCTGGAGGATGGTCCATTGACACCATTTGAGATATGTAAGAGACTATTCCCCAAGAAGTTTGAAACCCAGTTCGAATTAACATTATCAGAAACAATGGCTCAATTGGATTACTTAGAATCGATGAACAAAGTAAAAATAGAACAACATGAAAATCACATGACTTATAGAAAAGCGGAAGGGCCCTGCTTAGACCCGACTGTGTAA
- a CDS encoding NCS2 family permease, with amino-acid sequence MNLQFNLEKNGTNTRTEITAGFTTFLTMVYIIFVNPSILQAAGIPFDQVFMATIISAGIGTLIMALFANFPIAIAPGMGLNAYFATVAGVQGLTYQTILGTVFLAGILFILLSLTRVREMLIEAIPASLKFGITAGIGLFIAFLGLRMSGIVVANPANLVALGDITSPVTLLSIAGLFVTLILIALDIKGALFFGMIFTGVIGYFTGHLEFQNGFFSLPPAPVFFDLNIAGVFTQGLYATVFVFLLITLFDTTGTLIGVTEQAGLMKDGKLPNAKSAFMADAIATTVGSTFGTSPSTAYVESASGVGAGGRTGLTSLVVALLFFAAMFFSPVVEAVSSLSAITAPVLIIVGFYMMQGLSQVEWKNFIEAFPTFAIILTMPLTSSIATGIAVGFITYPLLKLVKGQGKNVHWILYLFAVLFLIQLIFFPMH; translated from the coding sequence ATGAATCTACAATTTAATCTTGAAAAAAATGGAACAAATACACGAACCGAAATCACGGCAGGATTCACAACCTTCCTGACAATGGTCTACATTATCTTTGTCAATCCTAGTATACTTCAAGCTGCCGGAATTCCTTTTGATCAAGTCTTTATGGCTACGATTATCTCAGCAGGAATCGGTACACTTATTATGGCTTTATTCGCCAATTTCCCAATCGCAATAGCGCCCGGTATGGGGTTAAACGCGTACTTTGCAACGGTTGCCGGTGTACAGGGGCTCACCTATCAAACCATATTGGGCACTGTCTTTCTGGCAGGTATTTTGTTTATTCTATTAAGCTTAACTAGAGTAAGAGAAATGCTCATTGAAGCAATTCCTGCCTCTCTTAAATTCGGAATTACAGCAGGCATTGGCTTATTTATTGCATTTCTCGGTTTACGAATGTCAGGAATCGTAGTGGCAAACCCGGCAAATCTTGTAGCATTAGGTGATATAACAAGTCCTGTCACTCTCCTTAGTATTGCAGGGTTATTTGTAACATTAATTCTGATTGCACTGGATATCAAAGGAGCTTTATTTTTCGGAATGATTTTCACAGGAGTTATCGGCTATTTTACCGGTCATCTGGAATTTCAAAATGGTTTCTTTTCCTTGCCCCCTGCCCCGGTATTTTTTGATTTAAATATTGCCGGTGTCTTTACTCAAGGGCTCTATGCAACGGTTTTTGTATTTCTTCTTATCACCTTGTTTGATACGACTGGCACTCTTATTGGGGTAACAGAACAAGCAGGGCTTATGAAGGACGGAAAGCTCCCTAACGCGAAATCTGCCTTTATGGCGGATGCGATTGCGACAACCGTAGGCTCCACATTTGGTACGAGTCCTTCCACGGCTTATGTTGAATCGGCTTCAGGAGTGGGTGCTGGTGGACGAACTGGATTAACATCACTGGTTGTCGCTCTATTATTTTTCGCGGCTATGTTTTTCTCTCCTGTTGTGGAGGCTGTTTCCAGTCTATCAGCTATTACTGCACCTGTACTGATTATTGTAGGCTTTTATATGATGCAAGGGTTATCACAGGTTGAATGGAAGAACTTTATAGAAGCATTTCCTACGTTCGCCATCATTTTAACCATGCCTCTAACATCCAGCATAGCAACGGGAATTGCAGTCGGGTTTATTACCTATCCCCTTTTAAAGCTAGTTAAGGGGCAGGGAAAGAATGTTCACTGGATTCTTTATCTGTTTGCTGTTCTCTTCCTGATCCAATTAATCTTTTTCCCTATGCACTAA
- the rnz gene encoding ribonuclease Z, translated as MELFFLGTGAGVPSKQRNVSSIALKLLQERGSVWLFDCGESTQHQILHTHIKPGKIDKIFITHLHGDHIFGLPGLLGSRSFQGGESSVELYGPPGIKEFVQTSLAISQTHLKYRIHFYEINEEGVLFEDEQFRVKVRRLDHGVSSYGYRIEEKDKIGELQPDKLKSAGIEPGPLYKLIKENPKVTLPDGRTIHREEFTGPRKKGKTVCIFGDTRYSEAHAEFAEHADILVHEATFGAEDEQLAYEYYHSSTKQAATLASNAKVGRLLLTHISSRYLEEDIPQLLEGAANVFPNTRIVNDFDQVNV; from the coding sequence ATGGAATTATTTTTTCTTGGAACAGGTGCCGGCGTACCCTCCAAACAACGAAATGTCTCATCAATTGCTTTGAAGCTCCTCCAGGAAAGGGGCTCTGTCTGGCTGTTTGATTGTGGAGAATCAACCCAGCATCAAATCTTGCATACCCATATAAAGCCAGGCAAAATTGACAAAATCTTTATTACCCACTTACACGGCGATCATATTTTTGGCTTACCAGGCCTGTTGGGGAGCCGTTCCTTTCAGGGTGGTGAATCATCGGTTGAACTATACGGACCACCAGGAATTAAGGAATTTGTTCAAACCTCTCTGGCCATTAGTCAAACACACTTAAAATATCGCATTCATTTTTATGAGATAAATGAAGAAGGCGTCCTTTTTGAAGATGAGCAATTCAGGGTTAAAGTCCGCAGGCTCGATCATGGAGTGTCCTCCTATGGGTATCGTATTGAAGAAAAGGATAAGATTGGTGAGCTTCAGCCGGATAAATTAAAAAGTGCCGGTATTGAACCGGGGCCTTTGTATAAGCTGATTAAAGAAAATCCTAAAGTTACACTTCCTGATGGAAGGACGATTCATCGGGAAGAGTTTACAGGGCCACGCAAAAAAGGAAAAACCGTTTGCATATTCGGGGACACCCGTTATTCCGAAGCACATGCAGAATTTGCCGAACATGCCGATATCCTTGTACATGAAGCTACGTTTGGGGCGGAAGACGAACAGCTTGCCTATGAATACTATCATTCTTCAACGAAACAGGCTGCCACGCTCGCTTCAAATGCTAAGGTCGGCAGGTTGCTCCTTACCCATATTTCATCACGGTATCTTGAGGAAGATATCCCTCAGCTATTGGAAGGAGCTGCAAATGTTTTTCCGAACACGAGAATTGTAAATGACTTTGACCAGGTGAACGTTTAG
- a CDS encoding M20/M25/M40 family metallo-hydrolase, producing the protein MKKWQTKEQLTDLLCTLVDYPSITGTDAEIAVVQYIHHLLSERTYFQDYPEHLSLEHLDDGRQLLSALVKKDSGTRDTLVLISHIDVVDVEDYGPYINLAFRPRELTAELSKSVDQLPKDAQRDIQTGNWLFGRGTMDMKAGLTLQLSMLEKAMNGQFTGNLLLLAVPDEEANSSGMLAALPVLKKWKEAEGLRLKAGLNCEPVFRRYPGDQGYYMYKGSIGKVLPGFYCYGKETHAGEPFNGINANLMISYLNQELELQEDFIETADDETTPPPVSLMNRDLKEKYSVQTPLSAISMYNVLFMKQSIQDMTSKLLQAANRAKEQIEKHYERKAEAFSKRSRNHFHSDLNVRVMLYEDLYKEAVDRHGEQEVLRRQNLLMNNREEGDRDFSTLLVQDLAYLCKDLAPMMVLFYSPPFYPSVSSKGHPLIEDVHDFVQQLFRDRHQMAVESIEFFPGLSDLSFIGPMTSRQKTRQLKMNMPIDEKGYTFDHDALHEITMPVLNIGPFGKDPHQWTERLELTYSFDVLPDVLTHAIERIFYQSSI; encoded by the coding sequence ATGAAGAAGTGGCAGACAAAAGAGCAATTGACGGATCTGTTGTGTACACTTGTTGATTATCCAAGTATTACCGGCACTGATGCTGAAATAGCGGTTGTGCAGTATATTCATCATTTATTATCCGAACGAACGTACTTTCAGGATTATCCTGAGCATTTATCTTTGGAACATCTGGATGATGGGAGACAGCTATTATCCGCTTTGGTAAAAAAAGATTCAGGAACCCGGGATACCCTGGTATTAATCAGTCACATTGATGTTGTTGATGTGGAGGACTATGGGCCATACATAAATCTTGCTTTTCGGCCGAGAGAGTTAACAGCAGAACTTTCTAAAAGTGTGGATCAGTTACCTAAGGATGCTCAACGAGATATACAAACAGGAAATTGGCTGTTCGGACGGGGAACAATGGATATGAAAGCCGGCTTAACTTTACAGCTGTCTATGCTGGAAAAAGCCATGAACGGACAGTTTACCGGTAACCTTCTATTACTGGCTGTTCCGGACGAAGAGGCTAATTCATCAGGAATGCTTGCCGCTCTGCCTGTCTTAAAAAAATGGAAGGAAGCAGAGGGTCTTCGTTTGAAAGCTGGTTTGAATTGTGAGCCTGTATTTCGCAGGTATCCAGGCGATCAGGGGTATTACATGTATAAGGGGTCCATTGGAAAGGTGCTGCCTGGATTTTATTGCTACGGGAAGGAAACCCATGCCGGAGAACCTTTTAATGGCATTAATGCAAATCTCATGATTAGTTATTTAAATCAGGAGCTTGAACTTCAGGAAGACTTTATTGAAACAGCGGATGATGAAACCACACCACCGCCTGTCAGTCTGATGAACCGGGACTTAAAGGAAAAATATTCAGTACAGACACCGTTATCTGCCATTTCGATGTATAACGTTTTATTTATGAAGCAAAGCATTCAGGATATGACCAGTAAACTCCTTCAGGCAGCCAATCGGGCGAAGGAGCAGATTGAGAAGCATTATGAGCGTAAGGCTGAGGCTTTTTCCAAAAGGTCCAGGAACCATTTTCATTCTGATCTAAACGTACGTGTTATGCTTTATGAGGACTTATATAAAGAAGCCGTTGACAGACATGGGGAGCAGGAAGTATTAAGACGTCAAAACTTGCTCATGAATAATCGGGAGGAGGGTGATCGGGATTTTTCCACTCTCCTTGTGCAGGATTTAGCCTACTTATGTAAAGACCTGGCTCCGATGATGGTTTTGTTCTACAGTCCGCCCTTTTATCCGTCTGTTTCTTCTAAGGGTCATCCGCTTATTGAGGATGTACACGATTTCGTTCAGCAACTTTTCCGGGATAGACACCAAATGGCTGTTGAATCCATTGAATTTTTTCCGGGTCTTTCTGATCTAAGCTTTATCGGGCCAATGACGTCCCGACAAAAAACCAGACAATTAAAAATGAATATGCCTATTGATGAAAAGGGATATACGTTTGACCACGATGCATTACATGAAATAACCATGCCTGTTTTAAATATAGGGCCTTTCGGGAAGGATCCCCATCAATGGACAGAAAGATTGGAGCTCACTTACTCATTTGACGTATTGCCAGACGTATTAACTCATGCGATTGAACGCATTTTTTACCAATCAAGCATATGA
- a CDS encoding class I SAM-dependent methyltransferase, translated as MGKWFPAFYDFAMKPLEKRRFKRIRRNLLSQATGRVLEIGFGTGVNFPYYKNADRVDAIEPNPRMMERSQKNLMKSNAAITTFTSSAEQLPFSDNSFDTVVATLVFCTIPDPHQAMKEILRVTKPGAALLFFEHVKLDQPGLAKAQEVLTPIWKKVCDGCHLDRDTLGIIKTYDVTIKNVQEYYKGLFLTITCLNDE; from the coding sequence ATGGGAAAATGGTTTCCAGCGTTTTATGATTTTGCCATGAAACCCCTGGAAAAAAGAAGATTTAAGAGGATAAGAAGAAATTTGCTTTCCCAGGCAACAGGCAGAGTGTTGGAAATTGGCTTTGGGACAGGCGTGAATTTCCCTTACTATAAAAATGCTGACCGTGTTGATGCCATTGAACCGAACCCCCGCATGATGGAACGGTCACAAAAAAATCTGATGAAATCGAATGCTGCCATAACGACCTTTACATCCAGTGCAGAACAGCTTCCTTTTTCGGATAACAGCTTTGATACAGTTGTGGCAACCCTTGTATTTTGCACGATACCTGATCCTCACCAGGCAATGAAGGAAATCCTGAGGGTAACTAAACCTGGGGCCGCACTTTTATTCTTTGAGCATGTAAAATTAGACCAGCCTGGACTGGCAAAAGCTCAGGAGGTCCTTACCCCCATTTGGAAAAAGGTATGTGACGGCTGTCACCTGGACCGTGATACGTTAGGCATAATTAAAACGTATGACGTAACCATTAAAAACGTTCAAGAATATTATAAAGGGTTGTTTTTAACCATAACCTGCTTAAACGATGAATAA
- a CDS encoding glycerophosphodiester phosphodiesterase, translating into MKTRIFAHRGASQYAPENTMPAFELAYEMNADGIETDVQLTKDHIPVLIHDENVRRTTNGIGFVQDYTLQEIMQLDAGSWFSSSFTNTSIVTLEKFLQWISPKSLKLNLELKNNVIDYKHLESIVYDMVKDYGLLERTIFSSFNPKSMERMYKLDPSANTAFLTTSKIRRLTQFTQSIGCNGLHIKYRILSSQLVEECRRAGLDLRVFTVNRPAQMDRCYKFKCEGLFTDVPDFAIKQRSGLPNERTSKRIHPFQRRR; encoded by the coding sequence ATGAAAACCAGGATTTTCGCACATCGAGGCGCATCCCAATATGCTCCCGAGAACACAATGCCAGCTTTTGAACTGGCTTATGAAATGAATGCAGATGGGATTGAGACCGATGTACAATTGACGAAAGATCATATCCCTGTTCTTATCCATGATGAAAATGTAAGGAGAACAACAAATGGTATCGGCTTTGTACAGGATTACACATTACAGGAAATCATGCAGTTGGATGCAGGATCCTGGTTTTCTTCATCCTTTACGAATACATCTATTGTAACATTAGAAAAATTCTTACAATGGATTTCTCCAAAATCTTTGAAACTGAATTTAGAGTTAAAAAACAATGTGATTGACTATAAACATCTGGAAAGTATTGTATATGACATGGTTAAGGATTATGGCCTGCTGGAGAGAACCATTTTTTCCAGCTTCAATCCAAAAAGTATGGAACGGATGTACAAACTTGACCCTTCTGCCAATACCGCATTTCTCACGACAAGTAAAATACGGCGATTAACTCAATTTACCCAGTCTATAGGATGTAATGGATTACATATTAAATATCGAATCCTCTCTTCACAATTAGTAGAAGAATGCCGGAGAGCCGGACTGGATTTGCGTGTGTTTACAGTTAACCGACCAGCACAAATGGACCGATGTTATAAATTCAAATGCGAAGGCTTGTTCACGGATGTTCCTGATTTTGCCATAAAGCAACGGTCCGGCCTTCCGAACGAACGGACATCCAAACGAATCCACCCTTTTCAAAGAAGAAGGTAA